AGTCGCAGCGATGAGCCGATTCCTCGACGAAGACGACTATGACGACGGCTACGACGGCCAGGAGCCGGACCTCGAGCCACCGACGGTCAAGCGCCGGGGTTCCTGGTGGAAGAACCTGCTGGCCATCACCGTCTCGCTCGCGGTGCTCATCGGTGGCGGCTACTTCGTGTACACCAAGGTCATGGAGGGCTATCTCAACTTCACCCAGGCCGCCGATTATCCCGGACCGGGTGAGCAAGAGGTGGTCGTCACGATCCCCGAGAACGCGACGTTGACCGAAATGGGCGATCTGCTGGTCTCTCAGGACGTGGTGGCCTCGCGCAAGGCCTTCCTCCGGGCTGCCGAGAACATCACCGGTTCGTCCGGCATCCAGCCCGGGAACTATCTGCTGAAGACGAAGATGTCGGCGGTCCAGGCCGTGACAGCGCTGATGGACCGTGCGAACATGATCAATACCCGGGTCACCATCCCGGAGGGGCTGCGCAATACGCAGGTGGTCGCTCGGCTCGCTGAACAGAGCGGCATCGCGGCCGACGAGTTCAACGCCGTGCTGGCCAATCCGTCGCAACTGCAACTGCCCACCTGGGCCAACGGCGCAACGGAGGGCTTCTTGTTCCCGGAGACCTATGTCTTCGACACCGAGCCGACCGCAGTCCAGATCCTGTCGGACATGACCGCGCACTTCAATACGGTCGCCGACCAGATCGATTTCGTCGCCAAGGCCGAGGCACTCGGTGTTTCGCCCTACGATGCGGTCACCATCGCGTCCATCATCGAGCGGGAGACCCGCGACCCGGTCTACGGCCCCGACATTGCCCAGGTGATCTACAACCGGCTGGCGCAGGGCATGCCGCTGCAGATGGACTCCACGGTGGGCTACGCGGTGAACTCCCAGGGTGGCACCGTCACGACCACCGATGAAGAACGCGCGAATCCTTCGCCGTACAACACCTATGTGCACCCCGGCCTGCCGCCGGGCGCCATCTCGAACCCGGGCAAGAACTCGTTGACGTCGGCGGTCAACCCGACTCACGGCGATTACATCTACTTCGTGACCGTCAATCCCGACACCGGCGAGACGAAGTTCTCCTCGGATGCCGCAGGGCACGATGCGAATGTGGCCGAGTTCCAGGTCTGGTGCCGGGCCAATGCCGATCGCTGCGGGTAAGCCCTCCCGCTGATCTGGGATACTTGAGCACATGTTGCGATACCTGACTGCCGGTGAATCACATGGACGCGCCCTGATTGCGACGATCGAGGGCATACCAGCCGGAGTCGGGGTCACCTCCGAGGACATCTCCGAAGCGCTCACCAGGCGTCGGCTGGGTGCGGGCCGCGGCGCCCGGATGCGGTTCGAGGCCGACGAGTTGACCATCCTCACCGGTGTGCGGCACGGCAAGACGCTGGGCTCGCCGATCGCGATCATGATCGGCAACACCGAATGGCCCAAGTGGGACCAGGTGATGGCCCCCGACCCGGTCGATCCCATACTGCTCGCCGAGCTGGCCCGCAATGCGCCGCTGACCCGACCGCGTCCGGGCCACGCCGACCTGGCTGGCATGCAGAAATACGACTTCTCCGAGTCGCGTCCGGTGCTGGAACGAGCCAGCGCCCGGGAGACCGCCGCCCGGGTGGCGATCGGACGGGTCGCCCAGAATTTCCTTGCCCAGGCCTGTGGGATCACCGTGCTCAGCCATGTCGTGGAGCTCGGCGGCATCGCCGCGACCGGCGACCGCTTCCCGACCATGGCCGATCTTCCGGCGATCGATGCCGATCCGGTGCGCTGCCTCGATCCCGATGCCAGCGCAGCCATGCAGGCCGAGATCGATGCCTGCCAGAAGGCCGGCGACACGCTGGGCGGGGTGGTCGAAGTGATTGCCTGGGGTTGTCCGCCCGGACTCGGCAGTCACAGTCAGGGCGACCGCCGGCTGGACGCCAGACTGGCCGGCGCCCTGATGGGCATCCAGGCGATCAAGGGCGTCGAACTCGGCGACGGATTCGAGCTCGCCCGCATCCGCGGCAGCCAGGCCCACGACGAGATCGTCCGCGGCGGCAACGGCATCGAACGACTCTCGCAGCGGTCGGGCGGTACCGAGGGCGGCATGTCCACCGGCGAGCTGGTCCGGATGCGCGCCGCGATGAAACCCATCGCCACCGTCCCGCGCGCGCTGCGCACCATCGACGTCAGGACCGGAGAGCCCGCGGTCGCCGATCACCAGCGCTCGGACGTCTGCGCGGTGCCGGCCGCCGGTGTGGTGGCCGAGGCCATGGTGGCATTGGTGCTCGCCGAATGCTGCCTGGAGAAGTTCGGTGGCGATTCGCTCGGCGAAACCCGTCGTAACTACCGTGGATACCTGCGCCAGGTCGCCGAGCGGGGACTGTCGATTCATGACTGACTCACCCGCGGTGGTGCTGGTCGGGCCACCTGCGGTCGGCAAGTCCACCGTGGGTGCGTTGCTGGCCGGCAGGCTCGGCGTGAGCTTCTGTGATGTGGACACCGTCATCGAACGCCAACAAGACCGGCCGATCACCGAGATCTTCGCCGAACTCGGCGAGCCGGCGTTCCGGCGCTTGGAACTGGAGGCCACCTTGGCGGCCTTGGCGGCCGGCGGGGTGCTCGCCCTGGGTGGGGGAGCGGTCACCAACGCCCAGCTGCGGGCCGCGCTGGCCGGGCATCGGGTCGTCTGGTTGCGCACCACCGCGCACGAGGCGGTACGCCGTGTCGGCGGGTCCACCACCCGTCCGTTGCTCACCGGCGATGTGGCAGGCAACTGGAAGCGACTCGCCAGTCAGCGGGCGCCGCACTATGAGGAGGTGGCAACGATCGTCGTCGACACCGCCGGACGCACCCCCGCTCAGGTCGCTGCCGAGATCGTCGATCAACTGACCAGCCAGGAGCTTGGATGAGCACCGTACGTTTCGCCACCGATCACCCCTACACCGTCGAGATCGACAACGGGGCGCTGCAGAAGCTGCCCTCGCTGACCGGTGAGGCCACCCGGGTGGCCGTCATCTACGCCGAACCCCTGGCCGAGGTCGCCTTGGAGGTGGCCCGCCTCGCCGGTTCGGCGACCGTGTCGGTGCTGTCGATCGGCGTTCCCGAAGGCGAGGCCGCCAAGACACCGGAGATCGCGACCAGCTGCTGGCGCACGCTGGCCGCAGCCGGCTTCACCCGCTCCGACCTGATCATCGGCGTCGGCGGGGGAGCCACCACCGATCTGGCGGGCTTCGTCGCGGCCAGCTGGCTGCGAGGTGTCAGCTACGTCAGCGTGCCCACCACCGTGCTCGCCATGGTGGACGCTTCGGTCGGCGGCAAGACCGGTATCGATCTGCCCGAGGGCAAGAACCTGGTCGGCGCCTTCCATGAGCCCGACGGGGTGATCGCCGATCTGGATCTGCTCGGCACCCTGCCCGAGCGCGAGGTGCGCTCCGGGCTGGCCGAGGTCGTCAAGGCCGGTTTCGTCCGGGACGAGCGAATCCGCGAACTGATCGCAGCCTCACCCAGCGGTGCCCTGGACGTGACCAGCGCCCGGCATGCCGAACTGATCCGGCGGGCCGTGCAGTTCAAGGCCGACGTGGTGTCACTGGATCTGCGCGAGTCGACCTCGGTGGGCGGCCGGATCGGTCGTGAGCTGCTCAATTACGGCCACACCCTGGGGCACGCGATCGAGGCCTGGGAGCATTTCCGGATGCGTCACGGCGAAGCCGTCGCGCTCGGCATGATCTTCGCCGCCCAGCTGTCGCGCCGGGTGCTCGGCCTTCCGGACGAGGCCGTCGCCGTGCATCGCCAGTTGATCGGTGCGCTGGGATTGCCCACCAGCTACCAGCGTGCGCCGTTCGCCGAATTGCGTGAACTGATGGGCCGTGACAAGAAGACTCGCGGTCAGGCGCTGCGCTTCGTCGGACTACGCAATCTGTCCGATCCGGCGATGATCGTCGCGCCCAGCGAAGCGATACTCGAGGAGTGCTACGCCGAGCTGGGCCGCGACCAGTAGTCCAGCCGACCCAAGAACCGGGAGAGACCACCAAGATGTATGTGGCTGAGCAGTTTGCGATGAACTCGGACGAGGCGCTGCGCCAGATCGACGCGCGCGGGGTCGGTGATCTGGTCACCCACGGCGAGCGCGGCATCGACGTGACGATGCTGCCCTATGCGTTGCTGCCCGACGATGGTGGCGCGCGCCGGTTGACCACCCATATGGCGCGCAGCAACCTGCAGTGGCACGATGAGGGCGCCGCGTTGTGGGTCGTGCACGGTCCGGATGCCTATATCAGTCCCGAGGTCGTCCCTGTTCATGACGGTATCCAGCGCACCCCGACGGTCCCCACCTGGAACTATCTGGTCGTCCACCTGGTCGGGCACCTGGTGGTGCACCACGACGACGAGTGGAAACTGCAGTCGCTCTACGATCTGACCGAGCGCCACGAGCCGACCTGGAAGCTGGAGAACGGGCCGCTGGAGGCGATCGAGCGCATGCTGCCGGCGATCGTG
The Brooklawnia propionicigenes DNA segment above includes these coding regions:
- a CDS encoding FMN-binding negative transcriptional regulator, whose translation is MAEQFAMNSDEALRQIDARGVGDLVTHGERGIDVTMLPYALLPDDGGARRLTTHMARSNLQWHDEGAALWVVHGPDAYISPEVVPVHDGIQRTPTVPTWNYLVVHLVGHLVVHHDDEWKLQSLYDLTERHEPTWKLENGPLEAIERMLPAIVGIEFIIDDVIGKAKMSQNKSSGDLEAMATQLADSGHSPETAAVMRRLALPYIAAREGRVAKARELNIRRTQAEQ
- a CDS encoding shikimate kinase, translated to MTDSPAVVLVGPPAVGKSTVGALLAGRLGVSFCDVDTVIERQQDRPITEIFAELGEPAFRRLELEATLAALAAGGVLALGGGAVTNAQLRAALAGHRVVWLRTTAHEAVRRVGGSTTRPLLTGDVAGNWKRLASQRAPHYEEVATIVVDTAGRTPAQVAAEIVDQLTSQELG
- the mltG gene encoding endolytic transglycosylase MltG, with the translated sequence MSRFLDEDDYDDGYDGQEPDLEPPTVKRRGSWWKNLLAITVSLAVLIGGGYFVYTKVMEGYLNFTQAADYPGPGEQEVVVTIPENATLTEMGDLLVSQDVVASRKAFLRAAENITGSSGIQPGNYLLKTKMSAVQAVTALMDRANMINTRVTIPEGLRNTQVVARLAEQSGIAADEFNAVLANPSQLQLPTWANGATEGFLFPETYVFDTEPTAVQILSDMTAHFNTVADQIDFVAKAEALGVSPYDAVTIASIIERETRDPVYGPDIAQVIYNRLAQGMPLQMDSTVGYAVNSQGGTVTTTDEERANPSPYNTYVHPGLPPGAISNPGKNSLTSAVNPTHGDYIYFVTVNPDTGETKFSSDAAGHDANVAEFQVWCRANADRCG
- the aroB gene encoding 3-dehydroquinate synthase, translated to MSTVRFATDHPYTVEIDNGALQKLPSLTGEATRVAVIYAEPLAEVALEVARLAGSATVSVLSIGVPEGEAAKTPEIATSCWRTLAAAGFTRSDLIIGVGGGATTDLAGFVAASWLRGVSYVSVPTTVLAMVDASVGGKTGIDLPEGKNLVGAFHEPDGVIADLDLLGTLPEREVRSGLAEVVKAGFVRDERIRELIAASPSGALDVTSARHAELIRRAVQFKADVVSLDLRESTSVGGRIGRELLNYGHTLGHAIEAWEHFRMRHGEAVALGMIFAAQLSRRVLGLPDEAVAVHRQLIGALGLPTSYQRAPFAELRELMGRDKKTRGQALRFVGLRNLSDPAMIVAPSEAILEECYAELGRDQ
- the aroC gene encoding chorismate synthase yields the protein MLRYLTAGESHGRALIATIEGIPAGVGVTSEDISEALTRRRLGAGRGARMRFEADELTILTGVRHGKTLGSPIAIMIGNTEWPKWDQVMAPDPVDPILLAELARNAPLTRPRPGHADLAGMQKYDFSESRPVLERASARETAARVAIGRVAQNFLAQACGITVLSHVVELGGIAATGDRFPTMADLPAIDADPVRCLDPDASAAMQAEIDACQKAGDTLGGVVEVIAWGCPPGLGSHSQGDRRLDARLAGALMGIQAIKGVELGDGFELARIRGSQAHDEIVRGGNGIERLSQRSGGTEGGMSTGELVRMRAAMKPIATVPRALRTIDVRTGEPAVADHQRSDVCAVPAAGVVAEAMVALVLAECCLEKFGGDSLGETRRNYRGYLRQVAERGLSIHD